A region of the Pedococcus aerophilus genome:
GTGACCGGCACCCACGAGACCTACACGTATGCCGCGCTGCTCGACCGCGTCGCGACGTTCGCCGGTGCGCTGGCCTCGCTCGGCGTGGAGAAGGGCGACCGCGTGATCGTCTACATGCCGATGGTGCCGGAGGCGGTCGTCGCGATGCTCGCCTGCGCCCGCCTCGGGGCGGTGCACTCGGTGGTGTTCGGCGGGTTCGCCCCGGCCGAGCTCGCCGCGCGCATCGAGGACGCCAAGCCCACCGTCATCGTCTCGGCGAGCTGTGGCATCGAGCCGACCCGGGTCGTCGAGTACAAGCCGATGCTCGATGCGGCCCTGGACCGCAGCAGCCACAAGCCGGAGTCGGTCATCGTGCTCCAGCGCGAGCAGGCCCGGGCCGCGGTCGGAGAGCGCGACACCGACTGGGAGGAGCTCGACTGGGACGAGCTCGTCGCCGACGCCGTACCGGCCGACTGCGTCGAGGTCGCCGCGACCGACCCGCTCTACGTCCTCTACACGTCGGGCACCACCGGTCGCCCCAAGGGCATCGTCCGCGACAACGGCGGCCACGCGGTCGCCCTGCGCTGGTCGATGGAGAACGTCTACGGCATCGGTCCCGGCGACACGTGGTTCACGGCCAGCGACGTCGGCTGGGTCGTCGGCCACTCGTACATCGTCTACGCGCCCCTGCTCACCGGCGCGACCTCTGTTCTGTACGAAGGGAAACCGGTCGGGACGCCGGACGCCAGCGCCTTCTGGCGGATCATCGAGGACCACGGCGTGAAGGCGATGTTCACCGCCCCCACCGCCTACCGCGCGATCCGTCGCGAGGACCCCGAGGGCCGGCTCATCGCCGAGCACGACCTCTCGTCGTTGGAGACGGTCTTCCTCGCCGGCGAGCGGCTCGACCCCGACACCTGGGAGTGGGCGACCGAGCACCTCGGCGTGCCGGTCGTCGACAACTGGTGGCAGACCGAGACCGGCTGGCCCATCGCGTCGAACCTGCGCGGCCTGGAACCCATGCCCATCAAGGCGGGTTCGCCGACCGTGCCCGCCCCCGGGTATGCCGTGCACGTCCTCGACGAGCAGGGTCACCGGGTGCCCGCGGGCACCGAGGGGGCGATCTGCCTCAAGCTGCCGATGCCGCCGGGCACCCTGCCGACCCTCTGGGGTGACGACGAGCGCTACGTCGCGGGGTACCTGTCGGCCTTCGAGGGCTACTACCTCACCGGCGACGGCGGACTGGTCGACGAGGACGGCTACCTCTACGTCATGGGCCGCACCGATGACGTCCTCAACGTCGCGGGCCACCGGCTCTCCACGGGTTCGATCGAGGCGGCCCTCGCCGGGCACGACGCCGTCGCCGAGTGCGCCGTGATCGGGGTGGCCGACGACTTCAAGGGCCAGGTGCCGCGAGGGCTGGTCGTCCTGCGGTCGGGTGTGGACGCCGCCGTCGACGGCGGGCGCATCCGGGCCGAGCTCGTGCAGCGGGTGCGAGACGAGGTCGGCGCGGTGGCCTCGCTGCGCCAGGTCGACATCGTCAGTGCCCTGCCGAAGACGCGCTCGGGCAAGATCCTGCGCAAGACGATGCGCGAGATCGCCGACGGTCGCACGCCGGTCGTGCCCGGGACCATCGAGGACGCGACCGTCCTTGAGACGCTGACACCGGTGCTGCGCCCGACCACCTAGCCTCCAGCGGGTGCAGGGAGTTTTCACCGGGTTCGTCACCATCGCCGTCGTCATCGGCGTCGGTGCGCTGCTCGCCCACCTGCGCATCGTCGACCTCGGCGCCCAGCAGGTGCTGTCGCGCATCGCCTTCTTCGTGGCGAGCCCGGCGCTCATGGTCATCACCCTCGGTCGGGCCGACGTGCACGACGTCCTGTCGGCCAACCTCGTCGCCTCCGGTGCCGCCGTGGTCGTGTGCGTCGCCCTGTATGCCGCCCTGGCCCGCTGGGTCTGGCACCGCGGCCTCGGCGAGGGGACCATCGGCGCCCTCTGCGCGTCATACGTCAATGCGGGGAACCTCGGGATCCCGGTGGCGAGCTATGTGCTCGGCGACGCGGCCCTCGTCGCGCCCACCCTGCTGCTGCAGCTGCTCGTCCTCCAGCCGCTGGCGCTGGCGTTCCTCGACGCCGACGCGCGCGGCCGGCCGACATCGGTCTGGCAGGTCGTCGGGCGGCCGTTCAAGAACCCGCTGACGCTGGGGTCGCTCGCCGGTCTCGGGCTGTCGCTGACCGGGTGGACGCTGCCGCCGATCGTCCGCGACCCGCTGACCCTGATCGGCAACATGGCGGTGCCCTGCATGCTCATCGCGTACGGCATCGCGCTGCGCTTGGGTCCCGGGCTCGGGCGGGCCGGGTCGGTGGGCGAGCTCGCGACGACCTCGACGATCAAGCTGCTCGTGCAGCCGGCGGTGGCGTGGTTCGTCGGTGCGGTGGTCCTCGGGGTGGACGGCGCGGCACTGCTCGCGATCGTCGTCACCTCGGCCCTGCCGACGGCGCAGAACATCTTCGTCCACGCCACCCGCTACGACCGCGGCACGACCCTGGCGCGCGACACCATCCTCATCACCACGGTCGGCGCCGTGCCGGTGATCCTCCTCGCCGCCGCCGTCCTCGGCTGACCTCGCCGCACAAGCACCCCGGCGTGCCTCCGTGTGAGGAACCAGTCGGCGACACACCTCGTGCCCAAGCGCGCAAGGTCGTGCTCGGCCCGGCTTCGGCACGGGTAGGTGTGTCGCCGACTGGCACGCCCTGGGGACAACCGCGGGGTCGTGCGTCGGTGCGCGGGCACACTCGACGCCATGACCGGCCGGGACGCGACCGCGGCTGCGGCGCTCGCCCGGGTGGGCGGGGTGGCGGCCCGTTCCGTGCTGCTCAGGCACGTGACGAGGAACGAACTCGACCGGGCGGTTCGCAGTGGTCAGGTGCACCGGGTCGCGTGGGGTCAGTACGCGCTACCGACCGACATCGAGGCCCGGCGGGCGGCACAGGCCCTGGGTGGCGTCGCGATCCTGCTGAGTGCCGCCGCCCACTGGGGGTGGGCCCGTCAGTGGGAGCCGCGTCAGGCCCAGGTGGCTGTTCGGCGAGGACGCCGCCTGACAGCCGAGCAGCGTGAGCCGTATGACGTGCGCTGGCGGGCGATCCCCAACGAGGACATCAGTGACGGCTGGGTGACGGGACGTGAACGGACGGTGCTGGACTGCGCGGTCCTCCTCCCCTTCTCCGAGGCACTGGCCATCGCCGACTCTGCGTTGCGGACAGGAGTCGACCGCAGCGACCTGCTCGACCGGGTGGACGGCCTCGACCGGCAGCTGCGCTCCCGGGTCCGCCGGGTCCTCGAGTGCGCCGATGGCGCAGCGGCGAACCCGTTCGAGTCGGCCCTGCGCGCGATCTGCCTCGACGTCCCGGGACTCAAGGTGCGGTGCCAGGTGCGCATCGACGACGCAGACGGCTGGGTGGGTCGGGTGGACCTCGCCGACCGTGCGCTGCGCATCGTCGTGGAGGGAGAGAGCGTCGAGTTCCACTCCGAGCGGGAGGTGTTCGACCGCGACTGTGCGCGGTACAGCCGGTTGGCCGCCGACGGGTGGCTGGTCCTGCGGTTCAGCTGGACCCAGGTGATGACGCGCCCGGACTGGGTCCGGGCGGTGGTCGCCCGAGCCGTGGCCCTACGACAGGGGTGAGCCGGGCGACCAGTCGGCGACACGCCATACGGTGCGCGCACGCGGGTGAGGCGTGGGCGACTGCCACGGACGCGGTGGTGTGTCGCCGACTGGTCGCCATACGCAACCGGTATGGCGACTGGACGGCGCCGAGGGGTCAGCGGCGGGAGCGCTTGGCGGTGCCGAAGATGGAGCGGGTGATCTCGCGGCCGAGGACGGTGCCGGCCGAGCGCAGCGCGGAGCGGAACGCGCTCGACTTCACGACCTGCTCGACCAGGCCCGGCTCCTCCTTCGCCGGCCGGGCGGGCTTGGGCGCGGCCGGGGCCGGTGCGGGCGCCGGTGCAGGCGCACCCGGCGCAGGCACCGTGGGGGCGGGGTCGGCCGGAGCCTTCTCCAGCCGGGCCTGCAGCTTCTCGTAGGCCGACTCCCGGTCGACGACCGCGGCGTACTTGGTCGACAGCGGCGACGCGGCGATCAGGCCGTCCACCACACTGGCCTCGGACGGTGCCATCAGCGACTGCGGCGCGATCATCAGGGTCCACGCGACGGGAGTCGGGGCGCCCTTCTCCGACAGCACGGTGACGACGGCCTCACCGGTGCCGAGGGAGGTCAGCAGCTCCTCGAGGTCGTAGCCGCTGCGGGGGTACGTCGACACCGCGGCCTTGAGCGCCTTGGCGTCCTCGGGGGTGTACGCGCGCAGGGCGTGCTGGACGCGGTTGCCGAGCTGGGCGAGCACGCCGCTCGGCACGTCCTTGGGGCTCTGGGTGACGAAGAAGACGCCGACCCCCTTGGACCGGATGAGCCGCACGGTCTGCTCGATCGCCGACAGGAACGCCTTGCTCGCATCCTTGAACAGCAGGTGCGCCTCGTCGAAGAAGAAGACGAGCTTGGGCTTGTCGGCGTCCCCGATCTCGGGCAGGTCGTGGAACAGGTCGGCGAGCAGCCACATCAAGAACGTCGAGAACAGCGCCGGCCGATCCTGCACCGCAGGGAGCTCGAGGCAGGTGACCAGGCCCTTGCCGTCGGCTTCGGTGCGCAGCAGGTCGGCGGTGTCGAACTCCGGTTCGCCGAAGAACGCGTCGGCCCCCTGGTCGGAGAACGCGATCAGCTCGCGCAGGATGACGCCGGCCGTCGCCGAGGACAGTCCGCCAAGACCCTTGAGATCGGCCTTGCCCTCGTCGGAGGTGAGGTACGAGACGACCTCGCGCAGGTCCTTGATGTCGAGCAGCGCGAGCCCGTTCTTGTCGGCGTAGTGGAAGACCAGGCCGAGGCTGGACTCCTGGGTGTCGTTGAGCCCCAACACCTTCGCAAGCAGCGTGGGGCCGAACGACGTGATCGTGGCCCGGATCGGGATGCCTTTGCCGAGTCCGCCGAGGGAGAGGAACTCGGTCGGGTATGCCGTGCCGACCCACTGCTGCCCGACCTCCGTCGAGCGGCTGGTGATCCGGTCGTTGGCGACGCCCGCGGTGGCCATCCCGGAGAGGTCACCCTTGATGTCGGCCAGGAAGACCGGCACCCCTTGGCCCGAGAGCTGTTCGGCCATGAGCTGCAACGTCTTCGTCTTGCCGGTGCCGGTCGCGCCGGCGACGAGACCATGCCGGTTCAGGGTCGCGAGCGGCACCTTCACCGGGGTGTCGGGATGCGCCTGCCCGTCGATGACGGCGGCACCGAACAGCAGCGCCCCACCGGCGAACGAGTAGCCCGCCCGGATCGCGTCGAGCTGCTCGGTCGACTCGGGGGTGGACTGCGCGGACGGGTCGACACTCGCGTTCTCGGTCACCTTCGGCACTCTAGTGCGGCGTCCGCGCGCTGGGCAGGGTCGCGAGGGCGCTCGCGCACGGGTGGGGCCGCGCGCGGCATACCCCTATGGTTGCTGGGTGATCTTCAAGAAGGTGGGCGAGGGAAAGCCGTATCCGGACCACGGCAAGGACTCGCCGCGGGACTGGGCCGAGGTGCCCCCGCGCATGGTCCGCCTCGAGGAGCTCGTCACCACCAAGCGCACCCTCGACCTCGGTCAGCTGCTGGCCGAGGACTCGACGTTCTACGGC
Encoded here:
- a CDS encoding propionyl-CoA synthetase, producing MTDGTSNGAYRAAYDESLADPDAFWGRAAEAIDWITPPPRVLDDDRPPFYRWFTGGTLNTCFNALDRHVAAGRGEQAALHYDSPVTGTHETYTYAALLDRVATFAGALASLGVEKGDRVIVYMPMVPEAVVAMLACARLGAVHSVVFGGFAPAELAARIEDAKPTVIVSASCGIEPTRVVEYKPMLDAALDRSSHKPESVIVLQREQARAAVGERDTDWEELDWDELVADAVPADCVEVAATDPLYVLYTSGTTGRPKGIVRDNGGHAVALRWSMENVYGIGPGDTWFTASDVGWVVGHSYIVYAPLLTGATSVLYEGKPVGTPDASAFWRIIEDHGVKAMFTAPTAYRAIRREDPEGRLIAEHDLSSLETVFLAGERLDPDTWEWATEHLGVPVVDNWWQTETGWPIASNLRGLEPMPIKAGSPTVPAPGYAVHVLDEQGHRVPAGTEGAICLKLPMPPGTLPTLWGDDERYVAGYLSAFEGYYLTGDGGLVDEDGYLYVMGRTDDVLNVAGHRLSTGSIEAALAGHDAVAECAVIGVADDFKGQVPRGLVVLRSGVDAAVDGGRIRAELVQRVRDEVGAVASLRQVDIVSALPKTRSGKILRKTMREIADGRTPVVPGTIEDATVLETLTPVLRPTT
- a CDS encoding AEC family transporter translates to MQGVFTGFVTIAVVIGVGALLAHLRIVDLGAQQVLSRIAFFVASPALMVITLGRADVHDVLSANLVASGAAVVVCVALYAALARWVWHRGLGEGTIGALCASYVNAGNLGIPVASYVLGDAALVAPTLLLQLLVLQPLALAFLDADARGRPTSVWQVVGRPFKNPLTLGSLAGLGLSLTGWTLPPIVRDPLTLIGNMAVPCMLIAYGIALRLGPGLGRAGSVGELATTSTIKLLVQPAVAWFVGAVVLGVDGAALLAIVVTSALPTAQNIFVHATRYDRGTTLARDTILITTVGAVPVILLAAAVLG
- a CDS encoding DUF559 domain-containing protein, giving the protein MTGRDATAAAALARVGGVAARSVLLRHVTRNELDRAVRSGQVHRVAWGQYALPTDIEARRAAQALGGVAILLSAAAHWGWARQWEPRQAQVAVRRGRRLTAEQREPYDVRWRAIPNEDISDGWVTGRERTVLDCAVLLPFSEALAIADSALRTGVDRSDLLDRVDGLDRQLRSRVRRVLECADGAAANPFESALRAICLDVPGLKVRCQVRIDDADGWVGRVDLADRALRIVVEGESVEFHSEREVFDRDCARYSRLAADGWLVLRFSWTQVMTRPDWVRAVVARAVALRQG
- a CDS encoding helicase HerA-like domain-containing protein; its protein translation is MTENASVDPSAQSTPESTEQLDAIRAGYSFAGGALLFGAAVIDGQAHPDTPVKVPLATLNRHGLVAGATGTGKTKTLQLMAEQLSGQGVPVFLADIKGDLSGMATAGVANDRITSRSTEVGQQWVGTAYPTEFLSLGGLGKGIPIRATITSFGPTLLAKVLGLNDTQESSLGLVFHYADKNGLALLDIKDLREVVSYLTSDEGKADLKGLGGLSSATAGVILRELIAFSDQGADAFFGEPEFDTADLLRTEADGKGLVTCLELPAVQDRPALFSTFLMWLLADLFHDLPEIGDADKPKLVFFFDEAHLLFKDASKAFLSAIEQTVRLIRSKGVGVFFVTQSPKDVPSGVLAQLGNRVQHALRAYTPEDAKALKAAVSTYPRSGYDLEELLTSLGTGEAVVTVLSEKGAPTPVAWTLMIAPQSLMAPSEASVVDGLIAASPLSTKYAAVVDRESAYEKLQARLEKAPADPAPTVPAPGAPAPAPAPAPAAPKPARPAKEEPGLVEQVVKSSAFRSALRSAGTVLGREITRSIFGTAKRSRR
- a CDS encoding type II toxin-antitoxin system VapB family antitoxin, translated to MIFKKVGEGKPYPDHGKDSPRDWAEVPPRMVRLEELVTTKRTLDLGQLLAEDSTFYGDLFAHVVEWEGNLYLEDGLHRALRAALQQRPTLHARVLVLD